A segment of the Labrus mixtus chromosome 15, fLabMix1.1, whole genome shotgun sequence genome:
AATCATTATGTAGTATTTACACACTAAATATGTTCCTTACTGATGACTATGAGCACCATTACTGTGGCAACCTtacaaaatatcagaaatattACTCTGACATCATGCCACATGTAAGTGGTTGAATACTACAGAGCAGTTTTTGGTATTTAGACAGCCAATCAAGGACTTGCTTTCAAACTGCTAACCGTCAATACTTTTGGTAAATGTTTAACAACAAATTTAATGCTCGATTTCTGAGTGCAAAAAAAGCCACTTAAGCCCTTTGTGAGCTACTAAGAGCAAATTTATGGcagataatgtttgtttggCCTACAGCTTATTTAGCTACAGCAAGTCAACGCTAGCCTCAATCCCACTTAAAGTTTAATTTGGctgatttttcttcagttctgaGGGGTTTAATGTCCTTCCACGGGGTAAGACAATGAGTCCACTACATTCATTAGTGCAGCTCCTTGTCACTGAATGCCCCCTCCGTCTCCTTTCTGCATAGTGCTGAAGTCTAGCTCCTCTTCGTCACTGTCCTCCAGTGCGAAGTAGTGTCGTCTCCCGTTCTCCCTCTGAACACGGGCAGAAGAGGCTGATGACCTCTGAGGGAAGTCCTGTAGAAGAAATAAGAATTATTTTATTAAGAGTCCTAGTAGGTCATTAGTGATGATttagggatttttttaaataggggTAGATACATTTATCAACAGAAAATCTAACTTCTATACATATAACCGTTAGTATTTGTTAGTATTTTTGCCCATAAAACACCACTGTTTAAACACCTCTCACTCCCCAAccccataccataccataccagaGTCTGAGCTCAGATCTAAATGTCACAAAGTCCTACTATCATGTACAGTCATGTCTTTTTAGTTATCAAACTGGAGACGTGTACTTTGTAATAGATGTGGGGCCTTATCTATGTTTAGTCTGAGTTTTTTTCATCATAACCAATTCTGAACTGGCCAACATTTCCAACCTGACTAACAAACCTCCTGTTATACCATTATCCTGCTTCACTAATCCATGTAAAGGCTAAAGAGGCAGAATGGTGGTCAAACATTGTTTAGCTGTTATGCATACAGCTTCGGTAGTGACAGAGGCCAAACTGTTTAGTGCAAATGATGCACAAAGGCATCCCCAAAGGGAAAGGTCCTCACGCTCTGGGACTCAAACCTCATCTGTGAACGACCAATTAACATCAAACTTGCTCTCAGTTTTTTTCATGATGAGGTCATGACGACATCTCTAGTTATTGTGGTTAATGTTGATAACAGCTGGAGTGTTTAGATGATACAGCTTCCAGTATTCAGTTACAAATGAGACATTGGTCGGCTGCTTGGGTCCTCAAACATGCCTTGAGCAGTCGTTGGTTCTGAACTGAAGAGGAACCCTGAGGCAGGAGGATTGCTCAGTGCACAATGTTGTTTGAACTCAGATTGTTAAAGAAGCCTGGCAGATTTATCCAGATTTTGTACAAGTCAGGCAGAGGACAAAAGCTGACATATTGAATCGAAGAATTTGACAGAATTTAATACAATGCGTTGAGTATTTATGTAGTATAATTCTAGTGAGCACAGTATGTTGAAGGTGAGACTGTAAGGCCTCTATTGCGCCGTGCGATCTGGGTAAAAGGAAAAGAGGTGAAATGGTGGGGTGAATTCTTTCCACCACTGAGCCAGCAGCAAGGTAGTAACAAGAGACATAACAGAGGCAAAAGGGCGTTTAAATGACGAAGCTGGCGGGACAAAGCAGTACTGGCAGTGAGTTTGGTGCCTGTATTATTTGTTTGGACGTCACGCCTCTTCTGCTCCCATAACGGTGCAACGCTGTGTAAATATTACAAACTGGGACAGTAGTATGGCAGCATTTGGTTCCATGTCAAAGGCAGAAGTGGCATTACAGAGAATCATCATTTATGGCACTGAAGCAGAAACTCTCATCAAAGTGGATGCAGTTTATTCATTTAGTAGAGATAGATAAAAACGGCTCACCTGTACTGTATCCAAGTTTCCAAAGAACTGCTCCACAGGAAGAATCTGATTACTGTCGTCATCTGGGAACATGTGTCTGACAGAATCTTCACATTCCATGTCCTCAGACTCCTGTTTGTCAAAGATATTATTCAGTCTGCAGCTGTCCATATCCAGCCCTGTCCTGAGTTCATTCTCTTTGCCCTCCTGTCCTTCGAGCTCCGGTGATGCCAGGCATCTCCTCCGGCCTGCGGTCAGAGTGCATTCGCAGCTGATGCTGGAGAGTCTCTCTTGAGGTGCGTCTACTTTACTTAAACCACCGACTACAGATGTGCTCTCTGCTGACGAGTGTGTCTTTGGACTTTGTGTACATCTCCTCCTTGTAGCAGAGGCCTGCAGCGGAAAGTTAAAGACTTATTTAataacaaacagcagcacatgACATGTTTAATGTGCAATTTATTGTCTTCTgtgtaacacatgaacacaaacctTTCTGGAGCTTTTGACCTCAGAgctgctcttcctctttctgggTTTCAAGCCATCAGGTTGACCGGGCATCTGAAAAgcaacatcacttttttttagtccCTTGTAGCAATACTCATTTATAGCCACCACTTAAGGATAGCTAATCATTATAATTATCATCATCAGAATATTTAGTCAGTCCTGTGAGGTAGTTAACAGGATGGATGAGGAAGAACAGAAGAGCAAAGAAAAAACTGTATTTGAAGCATCCTTTGTGTTGAAAGAAGAGCAACACTTTTTGATTTAGGAGTTATTCTCAATTCATGGGATGAGACATCACAATCACAGCTACtttataaaacattacaaacagcATACGGACAATGAAACTACGAAGCTATACCTGATATTCACACTTCAATATTTGTTTAGTTGCTGCACATCATATCAGCCTTGGCAGGGTAGGCAGCGGTCATAACACCAGCAGGTCTAACCTTGGCTTGCTAAGCCAGGTGCTTTTTCCTAAACACAATCACGCAAAAGGGGAAGcgtgttatttattttgtccaattttttaaatcaagatgtTTGATGTTCACTGTTAGGCACCACTTCTTCATGCACAGATCTTTTAACAGGTTAACTTAGTTAATCCTCACATGGTATGTCTGTGTTCATTTGAAAAGCAGCCTCTGATAACC
Coding sequences within it:
- the c15h1orf174 gene encoding UPF0688 protein C1orf174 homolog isoform X2 → MPGQPDGLKPRKRKSSSEVKSSRKASATRRRCTQSPKTHSSAESTSVVGGLSKVDAPQERLSSISCECTLTAGRRRCLASPELEGQEGKENELRTGLDMDSCRLNNIFDKQESEDMECEDSVRHMFPDDDSNQILPVEQFFGNLDTVQDFPQRSSASSARVQRENGRRHYFALEDSDEEELDFSTMQKGDGGGIQ
- the c15h1orf174 gene encoding UPF0688 protein C1orf174 homolog isoform X1, which gives rise to MLHKMPGQPDGLKPRKRKSSSEVKSSRKASATRRRCTQSPKTHSSAESTSVVGGLSKVDAPQERLSSISCECTLTAGRRRCLASPELEGQEGKENELRTGLDMDSCRLNNIFDKQESEDMECEDSVRHMFPDDDSNQILPVEQFFGNLDTVQDFPQRSSASSARVQRENGRRHYFALEDSDEEELDFSTMQKGDGGGIQ